A genomic segment from Leopardus geoffroyi isolate Oge1 chromosome A2, O.geoffroyi_Oge1_pat1.0, whole genome shotgun sequence encodes:
- the CNN1 gene encoding calponin-1: MGRPWKRPGPPPELQKRVRREEGAADGALSCCLSPQCLCPPPASMSSAHFNRGPAYGLSAEVKNKLAQKYDHQREQELREWIEGVTGRRIGNNFMDGLKDGIILCEFINKLQPGSVKKVNESTQNWHQLENIGNFIKAITKYGVKPHDIFEANDLFENTNHTQVQSTLLALASMAKTKGNKVNVGVKYAEKQERRFEPEKLREGRNIIGLQMGTNKFASQQGMTAYGTRRHLYDPKLGTDQPLDQATISLQMGSNKGASQAGMTAPGTKRQIFEPGLGMEHCDTLNVSLQMGSNKGASQRGMTVYGLPRQVYDPKYCLTPEYPELGEPAHNHHPHNYYNSA; this comes from the exons ATGGGACGGCCTTGGAAGAGGCCCGGGCCGCCTCCGGAGCTTCAAAAACGtgtgaggagggaagaaggggctgCAGACGGAGCCTTAAGCTGCTGCCTCAGTCCTCAGTGCCTCTGCCCACCACCAGCCAGCATGTCTTCTGCTCACTTCAACCGGGGCCCCGCCTATGGGTTGTCAGCTGAGGTCAAGAACAAG ctggccCAGAAGTACGACCACCAGCGGGAGCAGGAGCTTCGAGAATGGATCGAGGGGGTGACAGGGCGCCGCATCGGCAACAACTTCATGGACGGCCTCAAAGATGGCATCATTCTTTGCGA GTTCATCAATAAACTCCAGCCGGGCTCCGTGAAGAAGGTCAATGAGTCGACCCAAAACTGGCACCAG CTGGAAAACATCGGCAACTTCATCAAGGCCATCACCAAGTATGGGGTGAAGCCCCACGACATTTTTGAGGCCAACGACCTGTTTGAGAACACCAACCACACCCAGGTGCAGTCTACCCTCCTGGCCCTGGCCAGCATG GCCAAGACGAAAGGGAATAAAGTGAACGTAGGGGTGAAGTACGCGGAGAAGCAGGAACGGAGATTTGAGCCAGAGAAGCTACGAGAAGGGAGGAACATCATCGGGCTTCAG ATGGGCACGAACAAGTTTGCCAGCCAGCAGGGCATGACCGCCTACGGCACCCGGCGCCACCTGTACGACCCCAAGCTGGGCACGGACCAGCCCCTGGACCAGGCTACCATCAGCCTGCAGATGGGCAGCAACAAGGGGGCCAGCCAg GCCGGGATGACCGCACCCGGGACCAAGCGACAGATCTTCGAGCCGGGGCTGGGCATGGAGCATTGCGACACGCTCAACGTCAGCCTGCAGATGGGCAGCAACAAGGGGGCCTCGCAGCGGGGCATGACGGTGTACGGGCTGCCGCGCCAGGTCTATGACCCCAAGTACTGCCTGACGCCCGAGTACCCGGAGCTGGGCGAGCCTGCCCATAACCACCACCCGCACAACTACTACAACTCGGCCTAG
- the ELOF1 gene encoding transcription elongation factor 1 homolog isoform X1: protein MGRRKSKRKPPPKKKMTGTLETQFTCPFCNHEKSCDVKMDRARNTGVISCTVCLEEFQTPITYLSEPVDVYSDWIDACEAANQ from the exons ATGGGGCGCAGAAAGTCCAAACGGAAGCCACCCCCCAAGAAGAAGATGACAGGCACCTTAGAGACCCAGTTCACCTGCCCCTTCTGCAACCACGAGAAGTCTTGTGACGtgaaaat GGACCGGGCCCGCAACACCGGAGTCATCTCGTGTACCGTGTGCCTAGAGGAGTTCCAGACGCCCATCACAT ATCTGTCAGAACCGGTGGACGTGTACAGCGATTGGATAGATGCCTGCGAGGCAGCCAACCAGTAG
- the ELOF1 gene encoding transcription elongation factor 1 homolog isoform X2, whose product MGRRKSKRKPPPKKKMTGTLETQFTCPFCNHEKSCDVKMDRARNTGVISCTVCLEEFQTPITSQICQNRWTCTAIG is encoded by the exons ATGGGGCGCAGAAAGTCCAAACGGAAGCCACCCCCCAAGAAGAAGATGACAGGCACCTTAGAGACCCAGTTCACCTGCCCCTTCTGCAACCACGAGAAGTCTTGTGACGtgaaaat GGACCGGGCCCGCAACACCGGAGTCATCTCGTGTACCGTGTGCCTAGAGGAGTTCCAGACGCCCATCACAT CCCAGATCTGTCAGAACCGGTGGACGTGTACAGCGATTGGATAG